The Solanum lycopersicum chromosome 2, SLM_r2.1 DNA window TCATCACATATGGATGTCTTCAGGGTCAAGTTTGATGTTTGTCTCACCTTTTGTATGACTACCTATTGAGAGGATAGTTGTttcataaaagaagaaaaaggattaACCTTTTCATTCAGAAGGTCATCTTTGCTTGATGTACTAGAAACCTTGTTATATAGGAAGACCATGAACTATTTCCTGATATTTAATATCTTCTTACGTTTCATGTTTAGCCAACATTTTGAAAGATTAGAATCAGGGGAAAAGATTTTGAGACTGAGATCCATGCTTTTCTTGGGCTGTAATTAGCTGCAGCAATACTGGTTTTTAAATCACGTAAAATGAAGCTTCAATAGCCATAGTCATCATAAGGTTTTGGAATTGATCTCTTTTCATGGAATGCACTAGCTGGGAACGGCAACGAAAAAATGCTGCTGGTATATGGCATCAGTGATCAGAATATGTTATTATGTTGagctatttctttttttttttggttacttTTTAGTGCAAAAGAATGAGGTATTTAATATCTTTCCAAGGATATTGATTAGTCATTGATTGTTCTATTGCCTTTAGGCATTGAGCTGGTCCTTGGAACTCGTGTAAAATCAGCTGATGTGAGAAGGAAGACATTGTTGACCGCAACCggtgaaaccataacctacaaGATTCTCATAGTGGCAACTGGTGCTCGGGTATCTAATTTATCTTCGGGCTCTTCTGCTGTAGCACCATATTTTGTTGCATTTTTTATGCATCAAGACATTAGAGTAGTGTCCTCTTCTGATGGAATGAATAAGCAGGGGCAAATGCAACTTCAAGTTACTGGGTTCGGATCCAGTACTTTTGATGTAGAACATAAAGTTATTTGCAACAAATTGTAGATGTGAACCCGtaacttcaaaaatataatgAGTTCAATGCTAAGAACCCTTGTGCGTTCTACCCTAAAGGTTCTTAGCAATGTAATTTTATAAGTGGGGTCTTGAGAGGGTAGAGTGTATGCAAATCTTACCCCTGCCTCTTTATCTTTACGAGGTAGGGGTAAAGTATGCGTATAAcctaccctccccagaccccacttgtgggattacagtGGGTATGTTGCTTGGTTCTTGAGAACCTTATAGGTGCAGCCCTCCTGGATCTGTCTCCGTTAATAAGGTCTAGATACTTCCTTTAAGTGATTTCCCAGAGAAGTCAGTGGATACTGAAATACAATTCTGCTGTACCAGCTaggaaagaaaatgaaaattctgTTGTTTCACAATACCTTAGCTTCTTCACACTATTGTGCAGGTGATTTTTATAGTTTGTTTATATCTGTTTTATTTCTTGGTTCCTCTCCATAGGGACCGTGAAAATAATGTTAAGAATTAGTAGCATAAAAATTGCCCATACAATCATTTTGATATGTATCCTGCAGAAACTAGGTGTCAAGCTTGTTAGCATAGATGTTAGGATTCATGGACATTCAGATGAGTAGAGTTCATTTAGTTCAGTACTAGAATTTTGAAACAgagttaaattaattagtgcGCTCTGAGGGTTCATGCCAAAAGCTTTATTTGGTGTGGACTAAGTTCAATCTCAAAGACCAAGCTCCCTAGTGAACaatgaaattgaattttatgaagTCTCTGACTTTTGGTTGGCATGTTTTGTTAGGCTTTGAAGCTTGAAGAGTTTGGAGTGAGTGGCTCAGATGCTGAGAGTGTATGTTATTTACGGGATTTGGCTGATGCAAACAGGCTGGTTAATGTGATGCAATCTAGCGGTGGTGGCAATGCTGTTGTAATTGGTGGTGGCTACATAGGAATGGAATGTGCTGCTTCTTTGGTGATCGGCAAAATAAATGTCACCATGGTCTTTCCAGAAGCACACTGTAGTAAGTATTCTTTTGTGAAGATGGAAAGCTTTCGTTTCTTTTTTTAACTCGAGTTTCTTTAGGTTGCTTGtaaattatattcttttgtGAAGTTGGAGAACTTTCTTTTCTGTTTCTTACTCGAGTTTCTTTAGATTGCTTGTAATATATCAGAAGTAAGAACTGTGTTTTCTCCTCTCTAGAGAATTATGTATTAGTATAACTTTAGTAGTTGCGTTTTATCCAGAAAATACAAACCACAATCTGAAATCTAGTACATGCCTTACTCTCCAAACCATGCTATTAGTACAGAAAACAGTGATCTCAGTAATCAACAAATGCTATAAAGATATGAAAATTGATCAGAATGTGGGACTTCTGCCCTCATATTTCctcaaaatatgaaatcatCGATTGAAAGCTTATGTATgagaaaaactgatttgtttcttaattctcaaaaccCAAAGTCCAAGAGTTACTTACAGATATAAACCATAAATGTGCAACCATTGCTGTTCTATCTTAAGTTCATCAGTAAACAAACTGTTGTTTTttctaatgattttataaagcatttaattttcttcccttttcttttgttgttagtGGCCCGCCTATTTACTCCTAAAATTGCAAGTTTCTACGAAGAATTTTACCGGTCAAAAGGAGTTAAGTTTGTGAAAGGCACGGTCTTGACATCATTTGATTTCGACTCCAATGATAAGGTAAAGCCTGTTGCTTGCTTCACTTTGGTGGTGTTTTCTTTGAAAGCTGTTCGCAGACGTGTTTGTTTGAACTGCTTTTTCATTTACCTCTTCTTGAACATTTCCAACCTCAATTTCACTAGGTACTTTGTTAATGCAAACTCAGTTTATTAGTTTCTGAAAACAGCTTCTATTTGTTatccttttttatttgaataagaaaaggtTAACTTTTACTGAAAGAGTGAATATTCTTGAACTCCGTTTAACAAGTCACTTTGTTAAGCTGGAACTAACATTAATCATCATTTCACAATTTTATATATCACTGAAGTTATAATGGACATGATGCTTGAATGCGGGGACCTTTTATGTAGATGACTGCGGTGAATTTGAGAGATGGAACCAAGCTACCTGCTGACATGGTCATCGTAGGCATTGGAATTCGACCAAATACCAGCCTCTTTGAAGGGCAACTTACTCTTGAGAAAGGAGGGATAAAAGTCAATGGCCAAATGCAGTCAAGCAACAGCTCAGTCTATGCTGTTGGGGATGTTGCAACTTTTCCTGTCAAAATTTTCGGTGAGACGCGGAGACTTGAACACGTTGATTCTGCAAGGAAGTCAGCAAGGCATGCAGTTGCTGCAATCATGGAACCAGAGAAAACAACAGAGTTTGACTACTTGCCATTCTTCTACTCCAGAGTCTTCACACTCTCTTGGCAGTTCTATGGTGACAGTACTGGTGATGTAGTCCATTTTGGGGATTTCTTGGGGAATAGCTTTGGTGCATATTGGGTGAACAAAGGTCACGTCGTTGGGTCTTTTCTAGAGGGTGGAACCAAAGAGGAGTATGAGGCTATTGCAAAGATCACAAGGCTCAAACCAGCAATTGAGGACTTGTCTGATCTCGAAACGCAGGGTTTAGGATTTGCATTGACATTGAGTGATAAACCAGAGCCATCGGAGGCTGTTGTTGTCAGCAGTAGTTCGGGTTCCACTTTTGTAACAGAGAAACCTTTACATGTTTGGCATGCAACAGCTGGAGTCATTTTGGCTGCTTCAATTGCTGCCTTTGCATACTGGTATGGTAGGAGGCGTAGAAGGTGGTAAATGTCTTGTTCCCCACGGAAGATTTTTACACGTCGATTCCTGCTGTGTTGTATGATTTTAGCTTAGAGAATTTGAAATACTTGGCCTGTAAATGGCTTCAATTTTACAAACATGTATTCTGTCTttacagtatatatcaatacaCATTATCCTCAATCCCTCAGCATGCTCTCTTTATGTTCAAATTGCTTATGTTTTGACAGTAGATATTAATTGGAGGAACCTTAAAATGACAAGGAAGAAAATCAATGCTATTGGTGGATACTCTTGAAAAATTGGAGCTTAATATCTCAGATTATTAGTCTCAACCTATCAATTAAACGACTCCAAAATGGTACATTCAAGTTAGAAGAGAAACAGACGTGTCACCATTTTAAtttagacataatacataaatgtgtcaATTAACTTGATTTTAACAGATATGTATGATTTTCAACTTTGGTTGCAATTTAGAGTTGTATCAGTTGAACAACTATACATATATGTCTAATATGATGTTCTACGTGACAATTCATGTTTTGTGTGTATTATATACACAAAACacatgtgtctatttgtttaaGTTGTGAAATGCAGCCACCATGAATCTATGCCATCGATTTAGGGCTGAGCTAAAGGTAGCATGAACTAAAATGGTGAAGAAAGCAATTTACAGAAGGAAGAAAAATAGGGAGAATCTTATTCCACAGAATCATACAAAATTACACAGAAATTGATACaaggctatatatatatatatacactgcTAACTCTAACCGAAGGCTCAAACATTCTTTCCTCGCTCATTGCTGTTACTATCTATCGAAGTAATTCTACATAAGTTAGTTACACTTTAAATAACTGCCACGTCACTAGgctcaatataaatttatataagtttgaGTGTCAATATATGCATACCTAAAGTTGAAGTGCGTACATGTCTACTACAAgtaaattaaatgatatatttattattatcctaTAATTAACTCATGAGAGCAC harbors:
- the LOC101253550 gene encoding Monodehydroascorbate reductase (NADH)-like protein, translating into MGRAFVYVILGGGVAAGYAAHEFVKRGVSHGELCIISEEPVAPYERPALSKGYLLPEDPARLPAFHCCVGSNEERLTPKWYKENGIELVLGTRVKSADVRRKTLLTATGETITYKILIVATGARALKLEEFGVSGSDAESVCYLRDLADANRLVNVMQSSGGGNAVVIGGGYIGMECAASLVIGKINVTMVFPEAHCMARLFTPKIASFYEEFYRSKGVKFVKGTVLTSFDFDSNDKMTAVNLRDGTKLPADMVIVGIGIRPNTSLFEGQLTLEKGGIKVNGQMQSSNSSVYAVGDVATFPVKIFGETRRLEHVDSARKSARHAVAAIMEPEKTTEFDYLPFFYSRVFTLSWQFYGDSTGDVVHFGDFLGNSFGAYWVNKGHVVGSFLEGGTKEEYEAIAKITRLKPAIEDLSDLETQGLGFALTLSDKPEPSEAVVVSSSSGSTFVTEKPLHVWHATAGVILAASIAAFAYWYGRRRRRW